In Archangium violaceum, the following are encoded in one genomic region:
- a CDS encoding GNAT family N-acetyltransferase has protein sequence MIHEAELSPTPSPAQWLDVGAVRELSQIAGLRRAWNALLDGSNAGPFNAWEWLYPWCRRIAPDRKPFILQAKDRTGALVGLMPLGFEYQWVLGRPVRRLSFLGETHVGSDYLDVVARRGREEEIARLFATALWELRDQWDVLDLTDLREDSVTVRVLRETFEKTRAELSLSTRYVCPYEPLSKGESFDAFLRRTSRRDNYLRRKKWLEKQEGYRIEKTEAPGELAAPLTDFFRLHAMRWESDGGSQGIKGSGVEAFHRDATQLLAERGRLRLYTMKVGGQAVASVYGILHRDSFIYFQSGYDPAWRNRSVGLVLVGETFRDAIESGLTEYDFLRGTESYKSDWTTQQRRTVSVRVLSPGGGGEWLVRREEAMKQVRDVAKLVLPQDMVERVRRWRRRKAAVRG, from the coding sequence CGGCGCAGTGGCTGGACGTTGGAGCGGTGCGGGAGCTGTCACAGATCGCGGGCCTGAGGCGAGCCTGGAACGCGCTGCTCGATGGGAGCAACGCGGGCCCCTTCAACGCGTGGGAGTGGCTGTACCCGTGGTGCAGGCGCATCGCGCCGGACCGGAAGCCGTTCATCCTGCAGGCCAAGGACCGGACCGGGGCGCTGGTGGGGTTGATGCCGCTGGGCTTCGAGTACCAGTGGGTGCTGGGGCGGCCGGTGCGCCGGCTGTCCTTCCTGGGCGAGACGCACGTGGGCAGCGACTACCTGGACGTGGTCGCGAGGCGGGGGCGCGAGGAAGAGATCGCGCGTCTCTTCGCCACGGCGCTATGGGAGCTGAGGGATCAGTGGGACGTGCTGGACCTGACGGACCTGCGAGAGGACTCGGTGACGGTGCGGGTGCTGCGGGAGACGTTCGAGAAGACCCGCGCGGAGCTGAGCCTGTCGACGCGGTACGTGTGCCCCTACGAGCCGCTGTCGAAGGGCGAGTCCTTCGATGCCTTCCTGCGGCGCACGAGCCGGCGGGACAACTACCTGCGCCGGAAGAAGTGGCTGGAGAAGCAGGAGGGCTACCGCATCGAGAAGACGGAGGCGCCGGGCGAGCTGGCCGCGCCGCTGACGGACTTCTTCCGGCTGCACGCGATGCGGTGGGAGTCGGACGGGGGCTCGCAGGGCATCAAGGGGAGTGGCGTCGAGGCCTTCCATCGCGATGCCACGCAACTGCTGGCGGAGCGGGGCCGGCTGCGCCTCTACACGATGAAGGTGGGCGGTCAGGCGGTGGCCTCGGTGTACGGCATCCTCCACCGGGACTCGTTCATCTACTTCCAGTCCGGGTATGACCCCGCCTGGCGCAACCGCAGCGTGGGGCTGGTGCTCGTGGGAGAGACGTTCCGCGACGCCATCGAGTCCGGGCTCACCGAGTACGACTTCCTGCGAGGCACCGAGTCCTACAAGTCCGACTGGACGACGCAGCAGCGGCGCACGGTGTCCGTGCGGGTGCTCTCGCCGGGCGGGGGAGGGGAGTGGCTCGTGCGGCGCGAGGAGGCGATGAAGCAGGTGCGCGACGTGGCCAAACTCGTGCTGCCCCAGGACATGGTCGAGCGGGTACGCCGGTGGCGGCGCAGGAAGGCCGCGGTGCGCGGTTAG